The Paracoccus liaowanqingii genome window below encodes:
- a CDS encoding DMT family transporter, which produces MNVPLPQATALPFLQNEALGITLRILSTLAFALMGVCVKALGDTVPLGQVVFFRSAIALLPLAAYLWWRGDWPGGLRTSRPFGHIGRCLMGAAAMFTSFATIRLLPLAEATMLSYLAPVMLAVLAWVLLKERLTARRIAGVALGLAGAAAFCLPAFAGGLPDTGGLGVFLGIVTAMLTAGALIQVRRLTLLGEGAGAIAFWFAIVSALCGLATLPWGWTWPGTAGTMLLISTGFAGGLAHILMTLSFRHADASALAPFEYLSVLWAVALGFVFFAEVPGLAFLLAGPLVLLGAIVARSPRAR; this is translated from the coding sequence GTGAACGTGCCGCTTCCCCAGGCCACTGCCCTGCCGTTCTTGCAGAACGAAGCGCTCGGGATCACGCTCCGCATCCTCTCGACCCTCGCCTTTGCGCTGATGGGCGTTTGCGTCAAGGCGCTCGGTGACACGGTCCCTCTGGGGCAAGTCGTGTTTTTCCGCTCCGCAATCGCCCTTCTGCCGCTTGCCGCATACCTGTGGTGGCGCGGTGACTGGCCTGGCGGTCTCAGGACATCGCGACCCTTCGGGCATATCGGGCGCTGCCTCATGGGAGCCGCGGCCATGTTCACTTCGTTCGCGACGATCCGCCTGTTGCCGCTCGCCGAAGCGACGATGCTTTCCTACCTCGCGCCGGTCATGCTCGCCGTGCTGGCCTGGGTGCTTCTGAAAGAGCGCCTGACCGCGAGGCGGATCGCAGGGGTGGCCCTTGGTCTGGCGGGTGCGGCTGCATTCTGCCTGCCTGCCTTCGCGGGCGGCTTACCCGACACGGGGGGCTTGGGGGTGTTTCTCGGCATTGTCACCGCCATGTTGACAGCCGGTGCTTTAATTCAGGTGCGCCGTCTCACATTGCTTGGCGAAGGCGCTGGCGCAATCGCGTTCTGGTTTGCCATCGTATCCGCCTTATGCGGCCTGGCGACGCTTCCCTGGGGATGGACCTGGCCTGGCACGGCCGGCACGATGCTGTTGATCTCCACCGGCTTTGCAGGCGGGCTCGCCCATATCTTGATGACGTTGTCTTTCCGCCATGCCGATGCCTCCGCTTTGGCTCCGTTCGAATACCTTTCGGTGCTCTGGGCCGTGGCGCTTGGCTTTGTCTTCTTCGCAGAGGTGCCGGGCTTGGCCTTCCTGCTTGCAGGTCCGCTGGTCCTGCTCGGAGCGATTGTCGCTCGGTCTCCGAGAGCGAGGTAA
- a CDS encoding iron-containing alcohol dehydrogenase: MSLFGVIRAPRELVFGSGQRHALGQIAAGLGRRALVVTDERLASDKEFLAMLVHLRDAGLEVEVESGTLPDVPVTSAIIAADHARAFSPDLVIGIGGGSCLDMAKCLALLLAHGKSPQDYYGENLVPGPVLPIIAIPTTAGTGSEVTPVAVLSDSARNLKVGISSPYLIPTAAICDPDLTMSCPRGLTAIAGADALTHAIEAFSAIRRSPDAGIAQQRVFVGKNAASDHFALQAIGLLWEGLETACTNGGDASARANVMMGATYAGLAFGVAGTAAAHAIQYPVGALTQTPHGAGVACLMPYVMAWNAPTIAPELESIAQVIGVGSGADVIPAIADLFGRIGIPPTLRELGLAEDRIDWVTEQSCTIARLIQNNPRPLPAADMRRLVDAAFAGDRTILA; this comes from the coding sequence ATGTCGTTATTTGGAGTTATCCGTGCGCCCCGGGAACTGGTCTTCGGTTCCGGTCAGCGGCATGCCTTGGGCCAGATCGCGGCAGGGCTGGGCCGCCGCGCCCTTGTGGTGACGGATGAGAGGCTGGCCTCGGACAAAGAATTTCTGGCGATGCTTGTCCACCTGCGCGATGCGGGCCTGGAGGTCGAGGTCGAGAGCGGCACCTTGCCGGACGTTCCGGTGACCAGCGCGATCATCGCTGCGGACCATGCACGGGCCTTTTCGCCGGACCTCGTGATCGGCATCGGCGGCGGCTCTTGTCTGGATATGGCGAAATGCCTCGCGCTGCTGCTAGCTCACGGCAAATCGCCTCAGGATTACTATGGCGAGAACCTGGTCCCGGGGCCGGTTCTGCCCATCATTGCCATCCCGACGACCGCGGGCACCGGGTCTGAAGTGACGCCTGTCGCGGTTCTGTCCGACAGTGCGCGCAATCTGAAAGTCGGTATTTCGTCGCCCTATCTCATCCCCACCGCCGCGATCTGCGATCCCGATCTGACCATGTCCTGCCCGCGCGGGCTGACCGCGATTGCCGGGGCAGATGCGCTGACCCATGCCATCGAAGCATTCAGCGCCATACGCCGCTCGCCGGATGCGGGGATCGCGCAGCAGCGCGTGTTTGTTGGCAAGAATGCAGCTTCGGACCACTTCGCCCTGCAGGCCATCGGATTGCTGTGGGAGGGGTTGGAGACCGCATGCACTAACGGGGGTGATGCTTCCGCACGGGCAAACGTGATGATGGGCGCGACCTATGCGGGTCTCGCCTTCGGTGTGGCAGGAACAGCGGCGGCTCATGCGATCCAGTATCCGGTGGGGGCCCTGACCCAAACGCCTCATGGCGCCGGTGTCGCCTGCCTGATGCCCTATGTCATGGCATGGAATGCGCCCACCATCGCTCCGGAACTCGAATCGATCGCGCAGGTCATCGGCGTAGGGTCGGGCGCCGATGTCATCCCCGCCATAGCGGATCTGTTCGGCCGCATCGGCATCCCGCCCACATTGCGCGAGCTTGGACTTGCCGAGGACCGCATCGATTGGGTCACCGAGCAAAGTTGCACCATCGCCCGCCTGATCCAGAACAATCCCCGTCCCCTGCCTGCCGCCGACATGCGCCGCCTCGTCGACGCCGCCTTTGCGGGCGACCGAACAATCCTTGCCTGA
- a CDS encoding Ldh family oxidoreductase: protein MKHDADGLRSIASTLLHDYGAPLPHAALQAELLIEAEMRGLPSHGLQRLPRLLARIDAGLADPRSQGVARSVRPGFLAVDGQRGLGPVVLDAAIEDLLPKARALGMAMAAIRNSNHIGMLAWYVERIAHRGMIGMVMTTSEALVHPFGGTEAMLGTNPIAIGVPTADDPFVLDLATSLVSMGKIHHHALVNKPIPEGWAVDRDGHPTTDPHAAKDGALAPFGDAKGYGLGLAVELLVATLAGSSFAPEVRGTLDEDEVATKGDVVVVIDPTAAGPSAALTEYLNRLRQSRPCDPTRPVSVPGDGMRARRDVSRDEGIDVPEELYETLLALGRS, encoded by the coding sequence ATGAAGCATGACGCCGACGGTCTGCGTTCCATTGCGTCCACCCTGCTGCACGATTACGGGGCCCCGTTGCCACATGCGGCGTTGCAAGCCGAGCTGCTGATCGAAGCGGAAATGCGCGGTCTGCCCTCGCACGGCCTCCAACGCCTCCCAAGATTGCTTGCCCGTATTGATGCGGGTCTGGCCGATCCCCGCTCGCAGGGCGTGGCTCGGTCGGTCAGGCCCGGCTTTCTGGCGGTGGACGGGCAGCGGGGACTGGGTCCGGTGGTCCTCGACGCCGCGATCGAAGATCTGCTGCCAAAGGCGCGCGCACTTGGCATGGCCATGGCGGCCATTCGGAACTCCAATCACATCGGGATGCTAGCTTGGTATGTCGAGCGGATCGCTCATAGGGGTATGATCGGTATGGTCATGACCACGAGCGAGGCGCTGGTCCACCCTTTCGGTGGCACGGAAGCGATGCTTGGGACGAACCCGATCGCCATCGGCGTTCCGACCGCGGACGATCCCTTCGTGCTCGACCTTGCAACCAGCCTAGTCTCCATGGGCAAGATCCACCACCACGCCCTAGTGAACAAGCCGATCCCCGAGGGCTGGGCGGTGGACAGGGACGGCCATCCGACAACGGACCCGCATGCGGCGAAAGACGGTGCCTTGGCGCCCTTTGGCGATGCCAAGGGCTATGGCCTCGGCCTTGCGGTGGAATTGCTCGTCGCTACCCTTGCCGGGTCCAGCTTTGCGCCGGAGGTGCGCGGCACCCTGGACGAAGACGAGGTGGCGACCAAGGGTGACGTGGTGGTGGTGATCGACCCGACCGCAGCCGGACCTTCCGCCGCGTTGACTGAATATCTCAATCGTCTTCGGCAATCACGCCCGTGCGATCCGACCCGGCCGGTTTCTGTTCCGGGCGATGGCATGCGGGCGCGCCGGGATGTTTCGCGCGACGAAGGCATAGATGTGCCCGAAGAACTTTACGAAACATTACTGGCCCTTGGCCGATCATGA
- a CDS encoding ABC transporter ATP-binding protein, translating into MSVVAQNLTWGVRRKTIVSDVSLAVAPGETLGLIGPNGSGKSSLLRLLAGLRRPGSGRVEINGQDIAQVSRKALSRQVAFVQQSAATDTNVTVADVVRLGRTPHRSALAGWSKADEAAVGEALDRVDMTSRSKQAWQTLSGGERQRVHIARALAQAPQVVFLDEPTNHLDIHHQIEILRMVRDLDLTSVIALHDLNLAAMFCDRIVVLQQGSVCACGTPHAVLTRDILRDVFRVAAQVDGSAEAGRPHIRFSAG; encoded by the coding sequence ATGAGCGTCGTGGCGCAGAACCTCACCTGGGGCGTGAGGCGCAAGACCATCGTCTCGGACGTGTCGCTCGCGGTCGCGCCTGGCGAGACACTCGGGCTGATCGGCCCCAACGGCTCGGGCAAGTCCTCATTGCTGCGGCTTCTGGCGGGGCTGCGTCGTCCCGGCTCCGGCCGGGTCGAGATCAACGGCCAAGACATCGCGCAGGTGTCCCGCAAGGCGCTGTCGCGCCAGGTGGCGTTCGTCCAGCAGAGCGCTGCGACGGACACCAATGTCACCGTCGCCGATGTGGTGCGGCTCGGGCGGACGCCGCACCGCTCTGCGCTCGCGGGCTGGTCCAAGGCCGACGAGGCGGCGGTCGGCGAGGCGCTCGATCGCGTCGACATGACATCGCGCAGCAAGCAGGCTTGGCAGACCCTGTCCGGGGGCGAGCGTCAGCGCGTGCATATCGCCCGCGCTCTGGCACAGGCGCCGCAGGTGGTGTTCCTCGACGAGCCGACGAACCATCTCGACATTCATCACCAGATCGAGATCCTGCGCATGGTGCGCGATCTCGACCTGACCAGCGTCATCGCCCTGCACGACCTCAACCTCGCCGCGATGTTCTGCGACCGTATCGTGGTCCTTCAACAGGGTTCTGTCTGCGCGTGCGGAACGCCCCACGCCGTGCTTACCCGAGATATCCTGCGCGACGTGTTTCGCGTGGCAGCACAAGTCGACGGATCGGCGGAGGCCGGTCGCCCGCATATCCGCTTCAGCGCAGGATGA
- a CDS encoding IS66 family insertion sequence element accessory protein TnpB, which produces MQPNHLSAWRRLAKQGKLVLPSAPTDEPVFAPLVVCDPAPAPPSCDSRPAEKHIRIVIDKGTATVRLAEIVEALGEVPC; this is translated from the coding sequence GTGCAGCCGAACCACCTGTCGGCGTGGCGGCGGCTGGCGAAGCAAGGCAAGCTGGTGCTGCCATCTGCACCAACCGACGAGCCGGTCTTTGCCCCGCTGGTGGTCTGCGATCCGGCGCCAGCACCACCTTCCTGCGACAGCCGGCCGGCTGAAAAGCATATCCGAATCGTGATCGACAAGGGCACGGCCACTGTTCGGCTGGCCGAGATCGTCGAGGCCCTTGGAGAAGTGCCGTGCTGA
- a CDS encoding alpha/beta hydrolase, with the protein MIDLYRNRDFIPDFDHLVAETAERSHSLASRVIIRRDIAYGATSRTTLDLVFPDAPKAGAPLHMFVHGGYWRSGSKNDHTLVAAPVIAAGGIAAIVGYDLMPGTRLAAIVAQIRQACKFLARLAPEIGADAARFTASGHSAGAHLVSLLAATAPGDDSMAADTPDLQALLLVSGIYDLSDIPESFLKNEAQLRHDEAAAWSPLAACHRPGPLRILTRGDAETAPFHQQARAFGKLLLNAGLRSEVYEELDRNHLSIVLDLADPDRPLGRRLADLVAG; encoded by the coding sequence ATGATCGATCTCTACCGCAATCGGGATTTCATTCCCGACTTCGACCATCTCGTCGCTGAAACGGCAGAGCGCAGTCACAGTCTGGCCTCGCGTGTCATCATCAGGAGGGACATCGCTTACGGCGCGACGTCCCGCACGACGCTCGATCTGGTCTTTCCGGACGCGCCCAAGGCGGGGGCGCCGCTGCACATGTTCGTGCATGGGGGATATTGGCGGTCCGGATCAAAGAACGATCACACCCTTGTCGCCGCGCCGGTCATTGCAGCAGGCGGGATCGCGGCCATCGTTGGCTACGACCTGATGCCCGGCACGCGTTTGGCCGCAATCGTGGCTCAGATCCGCCAAGCGTGCAAATTTTTGGCTCGGCTGGCCCCGGAAATTGGGGCGGATGCCGCCCGATTCACCGCAAGCGGGCACTCCGCAGGAGCCCACCTTGTGTCACTCCTTGCGGCCACCGCACCGGGAGACGATAGCATGGCTGCTGATACCCCAGATCTACAGGCCCTTCTTTTGGTCAGCGGCATCTACGATCTTTCAGATATTCCCGAGAGTTTTTTGAAGAACGAAGCGCAGCTGCGACATGATGAGGCCGCAGCCTGGTCCCCGCTTGCCGCATGTCACCGCCCCGGGCCGCTGCGTATTCTCACGCGGGGCGATGCGGAAACGGCGCCTTTTCACCAACAAGCGCGGGCCTTTGGGAAGCTGCTGCTGAATGCCGGCCTAAGGTCTGAGGTCTATGAAGAGCTTGATCGAAATCATCTTTCAATCGTTCTCGACCTAGCTGATCCGGATCGGCCCTTGGGAAGACGCTTGGCTGATCTTGTCGCCGGATAG
- a CDS encoding NAD-dependent succinate-semialdehyde dehydrogenase, which yields MMNDTRFSGYADPSLHAHGLWIGGRWLGGAGIPVTDPATGQTIAEVPDAGFAEATMAVDAAAAAAEGWRSTPPRQRSEILRRWFELMREHAEELALLISLENGKALADARGEVAYAAEFFRWYSEEASRVAGEFRTTPSGTHRILVDHEPIGIALLITPWNFPAAMATRKIGPALAAGCTVILKPASETPLTAYAMARLGAEAGVPDGVVNVLTTARPGPFTAAILADPRVRKLSFTGSTGVGRTLLAEAAKTVVSCSMELGGNAPFLVFDDADLEATLDAAMIAKMRNAGEACTAANRFYVQSGIHDAFVEGLTARMRAMKVGPGYEAATECGPMITVQAVDKIDRLVSEAVTQGAKATTGGTRPGNDGYYYPPTVLRDVPLGMSIGREEIFGPVAAVYRFETEAEAIALANNTEYGLAAYVFSRDLVRAMRVGKGIDTGMIGINRGLMSDPAAPFGGTKQSGLGREGGVTGILEFMEPKYYAVEF from the coding sequence ATGATGAACGATACGCGCTTTTCCGGCTATGCCGATCCTTCGCTGCACGCCCACGGCCTCTGGATAGGGGGGCGTTGGCTTGGGGGAGCCGGCATTCCGGTCACTGACCCCGCGACCGGGCAGACTATCGCCGAGGTGCCGGATGCGGGTTTTGCCGAGGCAACCATGGCCGTCGATGCCGCAGCGGCTGCCGCCGAGGGATGGCGAAGCACGCCGCCCCGCCAGCGCAGCGAAATCCTGCGCCGGTGGTTCGAGCTGATGCGGGAACATGCCGAGGAGCTAGCGCTGCTGATCTCGCTTGAAAACGGCAAGGCGCTGGCCGACGCTCGGGGAGAAGTCGCCTACGCGGCGGAATTCTTCCGCTGGTATTCTGAAGAGGCCAGCCGCGTTGCGGGAGAGTTCCGCACCACGCCCTCGGGCACACATCGCATCCTCGTCGATCATGAACCGATCGGGATCGCCTTGCTGATCACTCCGTGGAATTTTCCCGCTGCGATGGCCACGCGCAAGATCGGCCCGGCGCTTGCGGCGGGCTGCACCGTGATCCTCAAGCCCGCTTCCGAAACCCCCCTGACTGCTTATGCCATGGCAAGACTGGGTGCAGAGGCCGGGGTGCCGGACGGCGTCGTGAACGTGCTCACCACCGCCCGGCCCGGCCCGTTCACTGCCGCGATCCTGGCCGACCCCCGGGTTCGCAAGCTGTCCTTCACCGGCTCCACCGGTGTGGGCCGCACCCTGCTCGCAGAGGCAGCAAAGACAGTCGTGAGCTGTTCGATGGAGCTGGGCGGCAACGCGCCATTCCTCGTGTTCGACGACGCAGATCTGGAAGCGACGCTGGACGCAGCAATGATTGCCAAAATGCGGAATGCGGGCGAGGCCTGCACCGCAGCCAACCGATTTTATGTCCAGTCCGGGATCCACGACGCCTTTGTGGAGGGTCTAACAGCAAGGATGCGGGCCATGAAGGTCGGCCCCGGCTATGAAGCTGCCACCGAATGCGGCCCGATGATCACTGTTCAGGCCGTGGACAAGATCGACCGACTTGTTTCTGAAGCCGTGACACAGGGTGCCAAGGCGACCACCGGTGGGACCCGGCCCGGCAATGACGGATACTATTATCCCCCCACCGTGCTCAGGGATGTCCCACTAGGCATGTCGATTGGACGCGAGGAGATCTTTGGCCCTGTTGCCGCGGTCTACCGATTCGAGACCGAAGCAGAAGCAATCGCCCTGGCGAACAACACCGAATATGGCCTTGCCGCCTATGTCTTCTCCCGCGATCTGGTCCGGGCCATGCGGGTCGGCAAGGGCATCGACACCGGGATGATCGGAATCAACCGAGGCCTCATGTCCGATCCCGCGGCGCCCTTTGGCGGCACCAAGCAGAGTGGTCTGGGACGAGAAGGAGGTGTGACTGGCATTCTTGAGTTCATGGAACCCAAGTATTATGCCGTTGAGTTCTGA
- a CDS encoding GntR family transcriptional regulator: MLTTHAQIISYMILYLTSGLAFGNAFFTMGRRNGSSLTMATAPEHIQQTGVVRPRSIVTSVYESIYEKLMSLEIPPGARIPMDALARELNVSQTPVREALACLEREGLVLKAHLIGFSAAPQLTRKQFEDLYTFRLLLEPEGARLACAAMTAEALARLEEVAADMGRGAPPVDRNSRYSRFARADAHFHEEILRIAGNDVMRLALSDQHVHLHIFRLMFHSRVTTEALDEHAALLDAFRRGDVAGAGAAMHDHVERSRDRLRMAFE, encoded by the coding sequence ATGCTGACCACCCACGCTCAAATCATATCGTATATGATATTGTATTTGACATCAGGTCTGGCATTTGGCAACGCTTTCTTCACGATGGGACGTAGAAATGGGAGTTCGCTCACGATGGCGACAGCACCGGAGCACATTCAACAAACTGGCGTTGTCCGGCCACGCAGCATTGTCACCAGTGTCTACGAAAGCATCTATGAAAAGCTGATGTCCCTTGAGATCCCCCCGGGAGCGCGGATCCCGATGGATGCCCTCGCCCGCGAATTGAACGTGTCCCAAACACCGGTTCGTGAAGCTCTGGCTTGCCTGGAGCGCGAGGGCCTCGTCTTAAAGGCCCACCTAATCGGCTTTTCGGCTGCACCCCAACTGACCCGAAAGCAGTTCGAAGATCTTTACACATTCCGCCTGCTGCTGGAGCCCGAGGGCGCCCGACTTGCCTGCGCGGCGATGACTGCGGAAGCCCTTGCCAGACTGGAGGAGGTGGCCGCGGACATGGGCCGGGGCGCACCGCCTGTCGACCGCAACAGCCGCTATTCCCGCTTTGCCCGTGCCGACGCTCATTTCCACGAGGAAATCCTGCGCATCGCGGGCAATGACGTCATGCGGCTGGCGCTTTCCGATCAGCATGTCCACCTGCACATCTTCCGCCTGATGTTCCACAGCCGTGTCACCACCGAGGCACTGGACGAACACGCGGCCCTGCTGGATGCGTTCCGCCGGGGCGATGTGGCCGGTGCGGGCGCGGCGATGCATGATCATGTCGAACGCTCGCGGGATCGCCTGCGCATGGCTTTCGAATGA
- a CDS encoding sugar ABC transporter ATP-binding protein gives MLSDITLDIRAGEVHAIIGENGAGKSTLMKLLSGHVRPSTGHLEMDGQRADFADAVAAEAAGVVLVHQEILLAPDLTVAQNLFLGRELTRGPMIDDRAMDIRTAEVLDRVGARAHPTDRVGDQPLAQQQLFQIARAVLDPRRVVILDEPTAMLANDEVAALIDIVRNLRDAGVAVLYISHRLDEVEALADRITVLRDGRCVGTWDASELTQRAMAELMVGRELSMLYPPRRDPPIAAPILVVEGLTVDHGAVRGDFSVSPGEVLGIGGMIGAGRTELMEGLMGLRPSQAVRVEVNGQSVPSRSVDAMMRAGLVYLTEDRKGKGLLLNEQLGPNLVLQALASVSPGLQIDKTGEANALHKAVENYDIRVRSLTMLAGQLSGGNQQKLLLAKVMMTDPSIVIIDEPTRGIDIGNKSQIYQFIDRLVRAGKACIIISSELPELVGLSDRVLVMRGGRFVAEMTGDRITEQNIVYAAASSHHADDGDPAAAALPQDTTAASVMDKEPAT, from the coding sequence GTGCTGTCGGACATCACATTGGATATCCGCGCAGGCGAGGTTCACGCGATCATCGGCGAGAACGGCGCCGGTAAGTCGACGCTGATGAAGCTTCTGTCGGGGCATGTTCGCCCCAGCACGGGGCATCTTGAAATGGACGGGCAACGCGCCGATTTCGCCGATGCGGTTGCAGCCGAGGCGGCAGGAGTCGTTCTGGTCCATCAGGAAATCCTGCTGGCACCCGATTTGACCGTCGCGCAGAACCTCTTTCTGGGGCGTGAGCTGACGCGCGGTCCGATGATCGACGACCGGGCGATGGACATTCGCACAGCCGAGGTGCTGGACCGTGTCGGCGCCAGGGCGCACCCGACTGATCGGGTCGGTGATCAGCCCTTGGCCCAGCAACAATTGTTCCAGATCGCGCGGGCGGTGCTTGACCCTCGCCGGGTCGTCATTCTCGACGAACCCACCGCGATGCTGGCCAATGACGAGGTCGCCGCCCTGATCGACATCGTCAGGAACCTGCGCGATGCGGGGGTGGCGGTCCTTTATATCTCGCATCGTCTCGATGAGGTCGAGGCGCTGGCAGACCGGATTACCGTGCTTCGCGACGGCCGCTGCGTCGGGACATGGGACGCCTCCGAACTGACACAGCGCGCCATGGCCGAGCTGATGGTCGGACGCGAGCTGTCGATGCTTTACCCGCCGCGTCGGGATCCGCCCATCGCCGCCCCGATCCTGGTCGTCGAAGGGCTGACGGTAGATCACGGCGCAGTCCGCGGCGATTTCTCCGTCTCTCCCGGCGAGGTGCTGGGCATCGGGGGGATGATCGGCGCTGGCCGGACCGAGCTGATGGAAGGCCTGATGGGCTTGCGTCCGTCCCAGGCCGTCCGCGTCGAGGTAAACGGCCAATCCGTCCCATCGCGCTCCGTCGATGCCATGATGCGGGCAGGCTTGGTCTATCTGACGGAGGACAGAAAGGGCAAAGGCCTTCTTCTGAACGAACAGCTTGGGCCAAATCTTGTGCTTCAGGCGCTGGCATCGGTCAGCCCCGGCCTGCAGATCGACAAGACCGGCGAGGCAAACGCTCTGCATAAGGCGGTCGAAAATTATGATATCCGCGTGCGTAGCCTGACAATGCTGGCCGGGCAGCTGTCAGGCGGCAACCAACAGAAGCTGCTGTTGGCGAAAGTGATGATGACCGATCCCTCGATCGTCATCATCGACGAACCTACCCGCGGGATCGACATCGGCAACAAGAGCCAGATCTATCAGTTCATCGACCGCCTCGTGCGCGCCGGCAAGGCCTGCATCATCATTTCGTCCGAGTTGCCGGAACTCGTCGGTTTGTCCGACCGCGTGCTTGTGATGCGCGGCGGCCGGTTCGTGGCCGAGATGACAGGCGACCGGATCACCGAGCAGAACATCGTCTATGCCGCCGCCAGCAGCCATCATGCAGACGATGGCGACCCGGCGGCAGCCGCGCTGCCGCAGGACACTACGGCGGCATCCGTAATGGACAAGGAGCCCGCGACATGA